The DNA region CGGCAATTTCCGAGGGAGCGATGAGTTTCTCTCCAAGAAGGTCCGGACGCATCGTGGCAATGAGGTCCGTTTCCACTCCTCCGGGGGCAATGACATGGACCCTGATGCCCTCTCTGTGGAGTTCTCGGGCAAGGACTTTCGTGAAACCCATAAGGGCATGTTTTGAGGCGGTGTACGCCCCCTGGTGAACGTACCCTTTGGTACCGACAACGGAAGAGATGTTGATGATGGTCGCAAGGGATGAGCGGCGAAGGTACGGCAAAGCCTCCCGGCAAATGAGAAAAGGAGCGCGAACATTCACCGCCATCTGGAGTTCCCACTCCTCAAGAGTTGTTTCCTCAAGGGGCTTCGAGAGGGCTACTCCGGCGTTGTTCACCACTACATCGATTCTTCCAAAGTACTCTCCCGCTTCGCGCACGAAGCGGGGGGGAAACTGGGGATCTGCAAGGTCCCCGGAGAGAATGAAAACCTCAACACCACTTGAGCGGAGTTCATCCCGAAGGGCCTCAAGTTGCGTCTGCGAGCGGGCGCAGAGCGCAAGGGATAGGCCCTTTTTCGCAAGGGTCTGCGCGATGGCTCGACCGATGCCCCGACTTGCCCCTGTGATGAGAGCAACTTTCCCCTTCCACTCTTCCATACATATCTCCCTCCATACCGGCTCTATCTTACCACAAAAAGGTTTTTTGATTCCCTCTTAGGGATTGCACGTAACCGATATACTACTGTGAGACTGCTGGAGATGAAAGCGAACTCTCCGAAATTGCTCAGGCCATTAAGGTTATCACCGACAAAATCGCTGCAGCGGCATCGGTCTCCGAAGAGAATGCTGCAGCAAGTGAGGAGGTATCTGCCTCAGCAGAGGAACAGAACGCCTCACTCCAGGAAATCAATAAAGCTGTTACGGCTTTGGCTCAGCTTGCTGAGGAACTCCACGAGAGGGTGAAGAGGTTCAAACTGTAGGTTTCCACCCTTGCTCTTCTTGATTCCCCCCTTCAGTGGTATACTGGAGGGGGGTGATGTTCTTGCCGCCGACGTCGAAGATTCTCCTCGCTTACAATCAATCTGTGCTTGCTGCGGAGGAAGAAGAGTACTACGCCACGCAACAGGAACTGAAAGGGCAAACCCTCCTTCTCATTCAGGAGGCGCTCAGGGAGACGGGGCATGAGGTTATTCTCTTTGACGTTGAACGGCCTCTTGAAGAAGTTGCCACAGTGCTTGCAGAAAGTGATATTCATTTCGTATTCAATGTAACCACCTGTGTTTCGTCGGTCTACAGCCAGGCACTTTTGCCTCTTATCCTTGACGCCCTTGATATTCCCTACCTCGGTTCTCGGGCAGTCGTTCACTCCCTCTGCCTTGACCGATCTCTGACGAAACTGGTGCTCCGAGGGCTTGGTGTCCCTACGCCCTCCTTTTTCCTCTGGTCTCCGGGGAGTTCCTGGCCTGAGAATCTGGAATTTCCTCTCCTTGTGAAGCCTCGTTTCCGAGAACACCGGGGAAGAAAGCTTGGAGGATTTTTAGTCCAGGATACCGTATCACTCCAGGAAGCGGCTCTGCGAGTCTTTGAGATGACTGGAGAAAAGGTCATCATCGAGAGGTATGTGGTGGGAAGGGAACTTGTTGCAGGACTCTGGGGCAACAATGGAGAAGTTGAGCCCCTTCCGGTTGTGGAGATGGCTCCCCTTTCTCGGGAGTTTCCCTCCTCAGAGGAAATTGTGAAACGGAGTGAGCAAATCCTTGGGGTGGCGGATCTCCCGGAAGAGGTTCTGGCGTCCATCCAGAAGATGAGCCTCAAGGTATTCCGAGAACTCAACATGCGTGATTACGCCACATTTCGTCTCATTCTCTCTGAGAAAGAGAACATGCCCCTTTTCATCGAAATCAACGCCCTTCCCCTCCTTTACTATCGCCGGAGCCCCTTTCCTGAAATGTGTGCTGCTTTGGACATCAGCTATGCGGGAATGATTCGACGTCTCTTCCACATCGCCATGAAGCGAGGGAGAACTCGTGCGTGACTCCTTGGTGTTTGCCGTTCTTGGCGCAGGTCATGGTGGACAAGCTCTTGCAGGGTACCTTGCCCTCCGGGGCTTCGAGGTGCGGCTCTTCAACCGAACCCCTGAGCGCCTTCGCCCCATACAGCTTCTTGGAGGCATCCAGGTCGAGGGAGAAATCAACGGATTCGCTCCTATTCCAGTTGCCACGCCCGATATCCGAGAGGCTGTAGCAGGCGCCCACATCATTATGGTCGTCGCTCCTGCCACCGCGCACCGGGACCTTGCTGAGCGTCTGAGTCCCTACCTTGAGGACGAACAGATTATCGTCCTGAACCCGGGAAGAACCGGAGGGGCCCTGGAGGTTCGCCAGGTACTTCGGGAGAGGGGCTGTTCAAAAAGAGTTCTCGTCGCTGAAGCGCAGACTTTTCTTTTTGCCAGCCGTATCTGTGGACCTGCCCAAGTCCGGATATTTCGGGTGAAAAACAGCATCCCTGTGGCTGCTCTTCCGGCGTACCAGACGGTGCGCGTTGTGCAGGCCCTTCGAATAGCCCTACCGCAGTTCATCCCTGAGGACAACGTTCTCAAGACGAGCTTCAACAATATTGGCGCCGTGTTCCACCCCACTATCACCATTCTCAACGCAGCACGCATTGAGAGCACCCATGGGGAGTTCGACTACTACATTGAAGGTGTTACACCTTCAGTGGCCCTCATTCTTGAAGAAGTGGACCGAGAGAGGGTCAGGGTGGCTGAAGCCCTGGGAGTACGGGCCATAACGGCCCGGGAATGGCTGTACTCGGCGTACGATGTCTCAGGAAGGGACCTCTTTGAGGCTATTCAGAATAACACAGGATACCAGGGTATTCGTGCCCCCTCTACGATCTTCCACCGGTACATCACTGAAGATGTGCCAACGAGCCTCGTCCCCATAGCCTCCTTGGGAAGAATGCTTGGTGTTCCCACTCCAACCATTGATAGCCTCATTCACCTTGCCTGCGTTCTGCACAAAAGGGACTACTGGAAGGAGGGAAGAACGGTGGAGAAACTCGGACTTCAAGGACTCAGCGTCAAAGAAATTCACAATCTGGTGGTCACCGATGAGGAGTAAAAAGATTCTCGGGGCTTCTTTGGGAACCTGTGTTCATGTAGCTGGG from Candidatus Caldatribacterium sp. includes:
- a CDS encoding SDR family oxidoreductase; translated protein: MEEWKGKVALITGASRGIGRAIAQTLAKKGLSLALCARSQTQLEALRDELRSSGVEVFILSGDLADPQFPPRFVREAGEYFGRIDVVVNNAGVALSKPLEETTLEEWELQMAVNVRAPFLICREALPYLRRSSLATIINISSVVGTKGYVHQGAYTASKHALMGFTKVLARELHREGIRVHVIAPGGVETDLIATMRPDLLGEKLIAPSEIAEIVWFLLSLRQGNAVIDEVNVRRASNEPWK
- a CDS encoding NAD/NADP octopine/nopaline dehydrogenase family protein, whose amino-acid sequence is MRDSLVFAVLGAGHGGQALAGYLALRGFEVRLFNRTPERLRPIQLLGGIQVEGEINGFAPIPVATPDIREAVAGAHIIMVVAPATAHRDLAERLSPYLEDEQIIVLNPGRTGGALEVRQVLRERGCSKRVLVAEAQTFLFASRICGPAQVRIFRVKNSIPVAALPAYQTVRVVQALRIALPQFIPEDNVLKTSFNNIGAVFHPTITILNAARIESTHGEFDYYIEGVTPSVALILEEVDRERVRVAEALGVRAITAREWLYSAYDVSGRDLFEAIQNNTGYQGIRAPSTIFHRYITEDVPTSLVPIASLGRMLGVPTPTIDSLIHLACVLHKRDYWKEGRTVEKLGLQGLSVKEIHNLVVTDEE